A genomic stretch from Fodinibius salinus includes:
- a CDS encoding proline dehydrogenase family protein, which yields MKLPFFLAKRFVAGESFDQAIPKVEQINSKGIHVTLDLLGENVDDRATADDTVRSYIKLLNDINEAGLDSTISIKLTMLGLDIDREYCRNNLFELLDTARETDQFVRIDMEGSDYTQPTIDLFKEAHNEYGSHVGIVLQAYLYRTEQDVAELAEMGADVRMCKGAYSEPKDIALQKMDDIRQAFKQYTKVLLEKTPYPRIATHDDELIDWVQGYVDQKNISPDNFEFQMLYGLRQQTMEDFVANGYNARIYVPFGTMWFPYFKRRLMERKENIWFVLSTLFQK from the coding sequence ATGAAACTACCATTTTTTCTCGCGAAACGATTTGTGGCGGGAGAATCTTTTGATCAGGCCATCCCCAAAGTAGAACAAATTAACAGCAAGGGTATTCACGTAACGCTCGACCTACTGGGCGAAAATGTGGATGATCGTGCCACCGCAGATGATACGGTACGAAGTTATATAAAGCTGCTGAATGATATTAACGAGGCGGGTCTTGACAGTACTATTTCTATTAAGCTCACTATGCTGGGGCTTGATATAGATCGGGAGTATTGCCGCAATAATTTGTTTGAGCTGTTGGATACTGCTCGCGAAACTGATCAGTTTGTCCGTATTGACATGGAAGGCTCTGACTATACCCAGCCTACTATTGATTTATTTAAGGAGGCACACAATGAATACGGCAGTCATGTAGGCATTGTATTGCAAGCCTATTTGTACCGTACAGAACAGGATGTCGCAGAGTTGGCAGAGATGGGTGCCGATGTTCGGATGTGCAAGGGGGCATACAGCGAACCCAAAGATATAGCACTGCAGAAAATGGACGATATTCGCCAAGCCTTCAAGCAATACACCAAGGTATTGCTCGAAAAAACACCTTATCCCCGTATAGCTACTCATGATGATGAGCTTATCGACTGGGTACAAGGTTATGTTGATCAAAAAAATATATCACCGGATAATTTTGAATTCCAGATGTTGTATGGCCTGCGCCAACAAACTATGGAAGATTTTGTGGCAAACGGATACAACGCCCGTATTTATGTACCCTTTGGCACTATGTGGTTTCCCTATTTCAAGCGCCGCCTGATGGAACGAAAAGAAAACATCTGGTTTGTGTTGTCCACGCTATTCCAAAAATAA
- a CDS encoding DoxX family protein yields MWLQPEIHRYIMATAFVVTGLLHFIRPQVFVKIMPDYIPWHLAMVYGSGVAELMGAIGILFQETRLWAGGGLILLLIAVFPANINMTIEAIEKTGYSSWYSIITIARLPLQFVLIYWVYWACLR; encoded by the coding sequence ATGTGGCTACAGCCTGAAATTCATCGGTATATTATGGCCACGGCTTTTGTTGTTACTGGCCTCTTGCACTTTATCAGGCCGCAGGTCTTTGTAAAGATTATGCCGGATTATATACCTTGGCATTTAGCAATGGTGTATGGTAGCGGTGTGGCGGAATTGATGGGGGCCATAGGAATTCTGTTTCAAGAAACGAGGTTGTGGGCCGGAGGTGGTTTGATTTTGCTACTCATTGCAGTATTCCCGGCCAATATTAATATGACAATAGAAGCGATAGAAAAAACAGGATACAGCTCGTGGTATTCTATTATAACTATAGCTCGACTTCCGCTACAATTTGTCCTCATCTACTGGGTGTATTGGGCGTGTTTGAGATAG
- a CDS encoding DUF2341 domain-containing protein, whose protein sequence is MNVLKKTYQIFGILLVACTLGATLQGRAQGNYQYVKEITINGSQVQGSHTNFPLLIDITDANLQANVQNSNGYDIIFATDPDGNNVLDHQIESYNASNGNLVSWVRIPNLSSSTTIYMLYGNASVTSDPSTSNTWDNNFKVVQHFNANNLADATNNANNGLNNGTTSILGKLGTARDFDGNSNIEIPNSPTLNISGPITISMWVYNEDTNGGWFPLLLSKGAYNESYSVADYYGNNYSFILNGSYFQSNTSSSTGSWQYLTFIKDNNGRNIYINSSLDATDGNSPPIQSNNSVLKLSGTGALAFDGRLDEVRISNTARSADWIATQYNNQNNPENFYTLGSQQQVQNNGVAVTKTVNNGNPEEQETITYTITAANDGEIPVSGVEIEDNLPQGLTFVSATASQGTYNNTSGNWDIGSLPTSTSATLTIQAEVQFGQEGNTITNTASLSAIDQTDENAANNSDDAPISVQFSGSGPPPSSCDGLPTLTFQNGSLISGSSGQVGAVYRYDNVLTGTYATITITDVNNATLENPDQFTGNNEAAFKPIISNNYGQGHIDFEIKFFDAGTGTPKTIDRFRVSATDVDGDGGNRHELVGFASSASYTLGTTTLLNTGFDAPFDIFEPQNNDNFSGSDPLDYPEGMVSLEYKNVTSFQLRGGVVNYTGSGPAAERQFTVDFNPCVPESFPNNPQPVPNNADVGVSKTVDKSNPDENETISYTIDVQNYGPEKATSVLVKDPLPNGITYSSASATKGTYNPTSGEWDIGDIPNGNSETLTITATVNQGTAGNTINNIARIDGLNQTDPNTGNQQSNVEINVTSGVKVSGTVFSDNNHNGTNESSESGISGVTIVLLNTNNTTCQSVQTDGNGNYEFSNIPTGNYKVVEAANESTPAPGSCPPTATDPSGYVSTTANTKPITVNNNPIIQQFGDFEGSKVQGIVFNDNGTGGGTANDGLQNGGETGIDGVTVEATDNSGTVLKQTTTAGDGSYTMFLPASTAPDGSTIKIKETNKAGFLSVAGNAGTTGGNYDRPNDEISFTNNTGTIYTGLLFSDVNKSLLYTDGQKNLSTGSSGTFPHKFTAKTDGDVTFSIQSTNNPSSNDFSPILYQDNDCNQTIDNGEPILTNSDILSVTKGQTECLLLKVVVPQNASNGDTGTLTLNASFTLANTSPVVQQTASRNDVINVTESNSGLSLSKSVDKSQALPGELITYTITYSNNGTQPINSLEVTDNVPAYTTYSSSNCNPGSLPNNLTGCNTTSPGVGNTGTITWTFSGSLQPGESGTIIYKVQIQN, encoded by the coding sequence ATGAATGTACTGAAAAAGACATATCAAATTTTTGGAATCTTGCTGGTTGCATGTACCCTGGGTGCTACCCTACAAGGACGAGCCCAAGGCAACTATCAGTATGTCAAAGAAATTACAATAAATGGCTCACAGGTTCAGGGTTCGCATACGAACTTTCCCCTGTTGATCGACATTACCGATGCCAACCTACAGGCTAATGTGCAAAATTCTAATGGCTATGACATTATCTTTGCCACGGATCCTGATGGCAACAATGTTTTAGACCATCAGATAGAAAGCTACAATGCAAGCAATGGAAATCTTGTATCCTGGGTACGTATCCCAAATCTAAGCAGCAGTACGACCATCTATATGCTTTACGGGAATGCAAGTGTAACTTCGGATCCGTCAACTTCTAATACTTGGGATAACAATTTTAAAGTTGTTCAACACTTTAATGCAAATAACCTGGCCGATGCTACAAATAATGCCAATAACGGACTGAATAACGGTACTACAAGTATTCTCGGTAAGCTAGGAACTGCACGTGACTTTGATGGTAACAGCAATATTGAAATTCCCAACTCCCCCACCCTGAATATTAGCGGCCCCATAACTATCTCGATGTGGGTTTATAATGAAGATACAAATGGTGGCTGGTTCCCATTGCTACTTTCAAAAGGGGCATACAACGAATCGTATTCTGTAGCTGATTATTATGGAAATAATTACAGTTTTATATTAAATGGAAGCTATTTCCAATCTAACACATCTTCTTCAACAGGTAGTTGGCAATACCTAACATTTATCAAAGACAACAATGGACGTAACATTTATATTAACAGTTCATTGGATGCCACTGACGGGAATTCGCCACCTATACAATCCAATAATAGTGTTTTAAAACTTTCTGGTACTGGCGCACTTGCTTTTGACGGCCGACTTGATGAAGTTCGCATCTCTAATACAGCGCGCTCGGCAGACTGGATAGCAACACAGTATAATAACCAAAATAACCCGGAAAACTTTTACACCCTGGGATCGCAACAGCAGGTACAAAACAATGGTGTTGCCGTTACTAAAACGGTTAATAATGGTAATCCAGAGGAACAAGAAACAATTACCTATACCATCACTGCAGCAAACGATGGAGAAATTCCGGTCAGCGGCGTTGAAATTGAAGACAACCTTCCCCAAGGGTTAACGTTTGTATCAGCCACTGCCAGCCAGGGAACCTATAATAATACGTCCGGTAATTGGGATATTGGAAGTTTGCCTACTTCAACAAGTGCCACATTAACTATCCAGGCCGAAGTGCAATTTGGCCAAGAGGGCAATACCATTACCAACACTGCATCACTGTCAGCCATTGATCAAACTGATGAAAATGCAGCTAATAATAGTGATGATGCTCCCATATCAGTACAGTTCAGCGGCAGCGGTCCCCCGCCAAGCAGCTGTGACGGATTACCCACCCTTACATTCCAAAATGGTTCTCTGATATCAGGAAGTTCAGGACAGGTCGGTGCCGTTTATCGATATGACAATGTATTAACGGGAACATATGCTACTATCACTATTACTGACGTTAATAACGCAACATTAGAAAATCCCGATCAGTTTACCGGTAATAATGAAGCAGCGTTTAAGCCCATTATTTCCAATAATTATGGGCAAGGGCATATCGATTTTGAAATTAAATTTTTTGATGCAGGTACAGGCACCCCCAAAACAATAGATCGCTTTAGAGTATCGGCTACTGATGTTGACGGCGATGGTGGCAACAGGCATGAACTAGTAGGATTTGCATCAAGTGCTTCATACACTCTTGGGACAACCACTTTATTAAATACCGGTTTTGATGCTCCTTTTGACATTTTTGAACCTCAAAATAACGACAATTTTAGCGGGTCGGATCCTTTAGATTATCCTGAAGGAATGGTTTCGTTGGAGTATAAAAATGTTACTTCATTTCAACTAAGAGGAGGAGTCGTAAACTATACCGGGTCGGGTCCGGCCGCCGAGCGTCAATTTACTGTTGATTTTAACCCCTGTGTCCCGGAAAGTTTTCCCAATAACCCACAACCGGTTCCCAACAATGCTGATGTAGGCGTTTCCAAAACAGTCGACAAATCCAATCCTGATGAAAATGAAACTATCAGCTACACTATTGATGTCCAAAATTACGGTCCGGAAAAGGCTACCAGTGTGTTAGTAAAAGATCCGCTGCCGAACGGCATTACCTATAGTTCAGCATCCGCCACAAAGGGTACCTATAACCCAACAAGCGGCGAATGGGACATCGGAGATATTCCGAACGGTAACTCTGAGACACTAACTATAACGGCTACAGTAAATCAAGGTACCGCGGGCAACACCATCAACAATATTGCGCGAATTGACGGGCTTAACCAAACTGATCCCAATACTGGTAATCAGCAATCGAATGTTGAAATTAATGTAACCTCGGGCGTTAAAGTAAGCGGTACCGTCTTTTCGGATAACAACCATAATGGGACTAATGAATCAAGTGAAAGCGGTATCTCGGGCGTAACAATTGTATTGCTCAACACCAATAACACAACGTGCCAAAGTGTACAAACTGACGGCAATGGCAATTATGAATTTAGCAATATTCCGACAGGCAACTATAAAGTAGTTGAGGCTGCTAATGAAAGTACTCCTGCTCCTGGCAGCTGTCCTCCAACAGCCACCGACCCATCAGGTTACGTATCAACCACGGCCAATACCAAACCGATCACCGTTAATAACAACCCCATCATACAGCAGTTTGGTGATTTTGAAGGCTCGAAAGTACAGGGCATCGTTTTTAATGATAACGGTACCGGTGGCGGAACGGCCAATGACGGCTTACAAAATGGGGGAGAAACGGGCATTGACGGTGTGACTGTCGAAGCCACTGACAACAGTGGAACAGTTCTCAAACAAACCACCACAGCCGGAGATGGATCATATACAATGTTTCTTCCTGCCTCAACTGCGCCTGACGGCAGTACAATCAAGATAAAAGAAACCAACAAAGCAGGCTTTCTTTCGGTAGCGGGAAATGCAGGCACTACCGGAGGGAATTATGACCGACCAAATGATGAAATTAGCTTTACAAATAATACAGGTACCATATATACCGGGCTGTTATTTTCTGATGTAAACAAAAGCCTGCTGTACACCGACGGACAAAAAAATCTGTCCACCGGCAGCAGCGGTACTTTTCCACACAAATTTACAGCTAAAACGGATGGGGATGTCACCTTTTCGATTCAATCTACCAACAATCCGTCGAGCAACGACTTTTCTCCAATCTTGTATCAAGATAATGATTGCAATCAAACAATTGACAACGGTGAACCTATCTTAACAAACTCAGATATCCTTTCAGTAACAAAGGGTCAAACCGAATGCCTGCTCTTGAAAGTTGTCGTACCACAAAATGCAAGCAACGGAGACACCGGTACTCTCACCTTAAATGCTTCTTTTACATTAGCGAACACCTCTCCGGTCGTCCAGCAGACTGCATCGCGAAATGATGTTATTAATGTCACCGAAAGCAACAGTGGACTTTCACTCAGCAAATCGGTGGATAAATCCCAGGCTTTACCGGGAGAGCTGATTACCTATACTATCACCTATAGCAATAATGGAACGCAACCGATCAACTCACTTGAAGTCACTGATAACGTTCCTGCTTACACGACCTACAGCTCTTCTAACTGTAATCCTGGCTCACTGCCCAACAACTTAACCGGTTGTAACACAACGTCTCCGGGCGTTGGAAATACCGGTACCATTACGTGGACATTTTCCGGCAGCTTGCAACCCGGCGAAAGTGGAACCATAATCTATAAAGTGCAAATTCAAAATTGA
- a CDS encoding SPOR domain-containing protein encodes MIIDKQELIQLLVNKTDLDEQEVRNQLAELIKKIKNAAQEGKEFEIEAFGTFSMEEGMLQFTPSETLSTEINNKYSGMKPIELIGSFEGIDEEGPTVEEQQNRETDDTEEKGSVFDEAFGKKEGKDKKEGGFSLEGFKSTPQGGAKPESEEEEKTDEPEQAETESTDEEPEKEEAPEHQTEEPVAEEDDLKEDLVEASSATEDSEEEADVVEPDEEDAFDLAAFTGESEDEEESESETEEIDISDESEDITEEEPDEQETLASEETASQEKAEAEPTSETTEEKAEEEPSEEKFNLDAFIGPEEPEKTDSKGKGEEPEGDEQEEVAKDKEEPEPSEEVDYLQHGLKDTSASDEDESVSEEELQDDVVEAGIDDEEELVAEEREEEDEPEPVLDKESSATADETDKEKPIERILAVAVVIIVIVLIGLKVYDLGLLGNKSSDSTSTISEVPAEQQQTPNQQQDEVPANQQQIDQQESTNGEQASSDEQEGQMTDQTGATTSETGDTGSGEKSEQNTEPEASEEVQNDDMSEQEAVEESQQTSQNTYGLHGQENSSIVEGYTIVIHSFQNNETAINKKAELREQGFRVLIRQATVNGTTYYRVALGQFETLSAAKSATSDLPERYRGNNFIQQI; translated from the coding sequence ATGATTATCGACAAGCAAGAGCTTATACAACTTCTCGTAAACAAGACTGATTTAGATGAACAAGAGGTTCGAAATCAGCTTGCAGAACTGATCAAAAAAATTAAAAATGCTGCCCAAGAGGGCAAAGAGTTCGAAATAGAAGCGTTTGGGACCTTTTCGATGGAAGAGGGAATGCTGCAGTTTACCCCCAGCGAAACGCTTTCGACCGAAATCAACAATAAGTACTCGGGTATGAAACCCATTGAGTTGATTGGTTCATTTGAAGGAATTGATGAAGAAGGACCGACTGTAGAAGAGCAGCAGAATCGAGAAACCGATGATACTGAAGAAAAAGGATCGGTGTTTGATGAAGCTTTCGGCAAAAAAGAAGGAAAAGATAAAAAAGAAGGTGGGTTTAGCCTCGAAGGGTTTAAATCTACTCCCCAGGGAGGAGCAAAGCCAGAGTCCGAAGAAGAGGAAAAAACCGACGAGCCCGAGCAGGCGGAGACTGAGAGTACTGATGAAGAGCCTGAAAAGGAGGAAGCACCCGAGCATCAAACAGAAGAACCGGTAGCTGAAGAGGATGACTTAAAAGAAGATTTAGTGGAAGCTTCATCAGCGACGGAGGATTCCGAGGAGGAAGCAGATGTAGTGGAGCCGGATGAAGAAGATGCATTTGATTTAGCAGCATTTACAGGTGAATCCGAAGATGAAGAAGAGTCTGAGTCTGAAACCGAAGAAATTGATATTTCGGACGAATCAGAAGATATAACGGAGGAAGAGCCTGATGAGCAAGAAACACTTGCTTCTGAAGAAACAGCTTCCCAAGAAAAAGCGGAAGCTGAACCCACCTCAGAAACAACGGAAGAAAAAGCAGAAGAAGAACCATCCGAAGAAAAATTTAACCTGGATGCTTTTATTGGTCCTGAGGAGCCTGAGAAAACAGACAGTAAAGGAAAAGGGGAAGAACCAGAAGGCGATGAACAAGAAGAGGTGGCCAAAGATAAAGAAGAGCCGGAGCCATCTGAAGAGGTCGATTATCTACAGCACGGCTTAAAGGATACATCGGCATCTGATGAAGATGAGTCTGTATCTGAAGAGGAGCTGCAAGACGATGTGGTTGAAGCAGGGATTGATGACGAAGAAGAGCTTGTGGCTGAGGAACGGGAAGAAGAGGATGAGCCCGAACCTGTATTAGATAAAGAATCTTCTGCAACAGCAGATGAAACCGACAAAGAGAAGCCCATTGAGCGTATATTGGCAGTAGCCGTAGTGATTATTGTCATTGTATTAATAGGATTGAAAGTCTATGATCTGGGCCTGCTGGGCAATAAAAGCTCTGATAGTACGTCAACAATATCAGAAGTGCCAGCAGAGCAACAGCAAACGCCGAACCAACAGCAGGATGAGGTACCGGCAAACCAGCAGCAAATTGATCAGCAGGAGTCAACGAACGGTGAACAGGCATCATCCGATGAGCAAGAAGGCCAAATGACTGATCAAACGGGCGCCACTACATCAGAAACCGGAGATACTGGTTCTGGTGAAAAATCTGAGCAGAATACGGAACCTGAGGCGTCCGAAGAAGTACAAAATGATGACATGTCCGAACAAGAAGCAGTTGAGGAGTCGCAGCAAACATCGCAGAACACCTATGGACTGCATGGGCAGGAGAATTCATCTATTGTTGAGGGATATACCATTGTGATTCACTCATTCCAAAACAATGAAACGGCGATTAATAAGAAGGCGGAGCTTCGTGAACAGGGATTTCGCGTACTGATTCGCCAAGCTACGGTTAACGGCACAACTTATTACCGGGTGGCACTTGGACAGTTTGAGACCTTATCAGCAGCCAAGAGTGCAACTAGTGATCTGCCGGAGCGTTACCGTGGCAATAACTTTATTCAACAAATTTAA
- a CDS encoding MotA/TolQ/ExbB proton channel family protein gives MQLFVFFLIQTQSDTAAAADSLSLAAQQDNMSMFELLSEGGVLMIPLFILSLVAIYVIAERWRSLNNARIEVDGFLRTVGEMLKDGDRERALTYCDGIDKPLPRIFKAGIRRLGRSIRDIEDALSNAGKKEIYHLEKRMNWLATIAGVAPLIGFTGTVTGMIEAFMDIQSLQGNVNPSVLAGGIWEALITTATGLIVGIIAYGFYNFLLGKINRMVHELENASADFIDMLQSPSSKSKKERTKVG, from the coding sequence ATGCAACTATTCGTTTTCTTTTTGATACAAACGCAAAGCGACACCGCTGCGGCTGCAGATTCATTGAGTCTGGCAGCCCAGCAAGATAATATGTCAATGTTTGAGCTGCTATCCGAAGGTGGAGTGCTGATGATTCCACTGTTCATATTATCGCTGGTAGCTATATATGTAATAGCAGAACGGTGGCGGTCACTCAATAATGCCCGTATTGAAGTTGACGGATTTTTACGCACCGTTGGGGAGATGCTTAAAGACGGTGATCGGGAACGAGCACTTACCTATTGCGATGGCATTGATAAACCACTGCCCCGAATCTTTAAAGCAGGTATCCGTCGGCTGGGTCGCTCTATTCGTGATATTGAAGATGCCCTTAGCAACGCCGGCAAAAAAGAAATTTATCATCTCGAGAAGCGGATGAACTGGTTAGCGACCATTGCCGGTGTAGCGCCGCTCATCGGTTTTACCGGAACGGTAACCGGTATGATTGAGGCATTTATGGATATCCAGTCGCTGCAGGGGAATGTAAACCCCAGTGTGCTGGCGGGCGGTATATGGGAAGCGCTCATTACTACGGCTACGGGACTAATTGTCGGTATTATTGCTTATGGATTTTATAATTTCTTGCTCGGAAAAATAAATCGTATGGTTCACGAGTTAGAAAATGCTTCGGCTGATTTTATTGATATGCTACAGTCGCCGTCAAGCAAAAGTAAAAAAGAACGCACGAAGGTAGGATAA
- a CDS encoding energy transducer TonB family protein yields MQLPSLNNEDRFALSVTGGVHVALVVFFVFYTFSIETNVRPSFIEVEFGQFKSGKPTQKAEEKAEQVATRPDPSETEPEKPEPEKPDPVEKQESTTKETTKEVDLSDQEEQVQEEEVKTPETDKVDPKKENSTEQQQEVTVPPKTEEDEVQQQGAKNSGDEEGNTGDADADQGTGNEQEKSAPYELKWEGDIERNPMVQPLPTNTTDAEATITIRFEVQPDGTVGRIIPLKKMNPELEREVMKTLRSWRFSRLPPGVPQQSQWGTITFRFVLE; encoded by the coding sequence ATGCAGCTACCCAGCCTAAATAACGAAGATCGTTTTGCCCTTTCGGTTACGGGAGGCGTACATGTAGCGCTTGTTGTGTTTTTCGTGTTTTATACTTTTTCAATAGAAACGAATGTTCGGCCTTCGTTTATCGAAGTAGAATTCGGGCAATTTAAATCCGGCAAGCCAACACAAAAAGCCGAAGAGAAAGCTGAACAGGTTGCCACGCGTCCCGATCCATCAGAAACCGAACCTGAAAAGCCTGAACCTGAAAAACCGGATCCCGTCGAAAAACAGGAATCCACAACGAAAGAAACCACAAAAGAAGTGGATCTGTCTGACCAAGAGGAGCAGGTACAGGAAGAAGAGGTCAAAACTCCCGAAACTGACAAAGTGGATCCAAAGAAGGAAAATTCGACCGAGCAGCAGCAAGAAGTTACTGTGCCTCCCAAAACTGAAGAGGATGAGGTGCAACAACAAGGAGCAAAGAACAGCGGTGACGAAGAAGGAAATACCGGTGATGCTGATGCTGATCAGGGAACCGGGAATGAGCAGGAGAAGTCAGCCCCCTATGAATTGAAGTGGGAAGGTGACATTGAACGGAACCCTATGGTACAGCCGCTGCCTACTAATACGACTGATGCCGAAGCAACAATCACCATCCGTTTTGAAGTGCAGCCCGACGGCACGGTGGGACGGATTATTCCACTGAAAAAAATGAATCCTGAGTTGGAGCGTGAAGTGATGAAGACCCTTCGCAGTTGGCGTTTTTCACGATTACCTCCCGGTGTACCACAGCAATCACAGTGGGGCACCATTACCTTCCGCTTCGTACTTGAGTGA
- a CDS encoding ExbD/TolR family protein, whose protein sequence is MDFRKDDDSMEPLTMFSQSSLTDIVLLLLIFFLLTSSFVTNFGIKVDIPKAETGAQTQSDFITVAVTNDGEFYVNGELTSSGMLSSAIRDAKQSSPQGTMVLRADKEAIIDNAVRVMNIAKALELKIVMATEQSSR, encoded by the coding sequence ATGGATTTTCGCAAAGATGATGATAGCATGGAACCGTTGACGATGTTTTCACAGTCGTCACTGACAGATATTGTGCTATTGCTACTTATTTTCTTTTTGTTGACATCCTCCTTTGTTACCAATTTTGGTATCAAAGTGGATATCCCCAAAGCAGAGACTGGTGCGCAAACACAATCGGATTTTATTACTGTTGCGGTAACGAATGATGGTGAGTTTTATGTAAATGGTGAATTAACCAGTAGTGGCATGTTATCATCGGCCATTCGCGATGCAAAGCAATCAAGCCCACAGGGCACAATGGTGTTGCGAGCAGATAAAGAAGCGATTATTGATAATGCCGTGCGAGTGATGAATATTGCCAAAGCCCTGGAGCTTAAAATTGTGATGGCTACCGAGCAGTCTTCAAGATAG
- a CDS encoding response regulator yields the protein MSESINSITENECHIFVIDDSKFHNIILKKMLTAKGYAVKTFTNGFHLLEQLQQTEMKPHLIISDIEMPEIDGFTLFEEIKNHSGIQNIPFMYISSLSPTEVNSRVEATGAEGFIQKPISKSTFWDTINQIIFS from the coding sequence TTGAGCGAAAGTATAAATTCTATTACAGAAAATGAGTGTCATATTTTTGTTATTGATGACAGTAAATTTCACAACATTATCTTAAAAAAGATGCTCACTGCTAAGGGTTATGCCGTCAAAACATTCACCAATGGATTTCATTTGCTGGAACAGCTGCAGCAGACAGAAATGAAGCCCCATCTGATAATATCTGATATTGAAATGCCGGAAATAGATGGTTTTACCTTATTTGAAGAGATAAAAAACCATTCGGGTATTCAAAATATTCCTTTTATGTACATTTCATCACTCAGTCCTACTGAAGTAAACTCTAGAGTGGAAGCCACCGGTGCAGAGGGATTCATCCAAAAGCCCATTAGCAAGAGTACATTTTGGGACACTATTAATCAGATCATTTTTAGCTGA
- a CDS encoding choice-of-anchor B family protein, which translates to MKKILLIIVFALIAFSCSEQPTADKQENKQEEAIAKQQGCLEESTDIEYPCKNVELVSRVSANDLLGDRLNDIWGWTDPQTGKEYALVALTDRVTFVDISTPSDPAVVGTLPESVDGSSTSSVAFHDDNEAENKSAWRDLKVYQNHAYIVSDGQPHGLQVFDLTRLRGISNPPKTFSEDLHYTDFGNAHNIAINKESGFAYVVGSDRFGGGLYMLDLSTPKDPQLVGHHQDQTVGTTSPGYVHDTQCVMYDGPDTDYAGQELCFNASESHFMISDVSDKQAPVTVAKSTYPGNEYAHQGWLTEDQRYFLLDDELDEYRNNIVTQTYIWDLQDLDNPKLIGTYESAQTSIDHNQYVKGDMTYQANYTAGLRILSLSNVGDGKLKEVAYFDTYPAGDGPNFDGAWSNYPFFESGLVIVSDVSNGLFVLDPKL; encoded by the coding sequence ATGAAAAAAATATTATTGATAATTGTTTTTGCGTTAATTGCTTTTTCTTGCTCTGAGCAGCCAACGGCGGATAAGCAAGAAAATAAACAGGAAGAGGCTATTGCCAAACAACAAGGCTGCCTGGAAGAATCCACGGACATCGAATATCCCTGTAAAAATGTAGAGCTGGTATCCCGCGTTTCAGCTAATGATTTACTCGGGGATAGGCTTAATGATATTTGGGGATGGACAGATCCGCAGACAGGCAAAGAATATGCACTGGTGGCACTTACCGATCGGGTGACATTTGTAGATATTTCAACACCCTCTGATCCTGCGGTTGTGGGTACGCTGCCGGAATCAGTTGATGGAAGCAGTACATCGTCTGTTGCTTTCCATGATGATAATGAGGCAGAAAACAAATCGGCGTGGAGGGATCTGAAAGTATATCAAAATCATGCCTATATAGTGAGTGACGGACAGCCCCATGGACTACAAGTTTTTGACTTAACCAGACTTCGGGGGATCAGTAATCCACCGAAAACATTTAGCGAAGATCTGCACTATACTGATTTCGGTAATGCTCATAACATTGCCATCAATAAAGAATCAGGTTTTGCCTACGTGGTAGGATCCGACAGGTTTGGGGGCGGGTTATACATGTTGGACTTGAGCACCCCAAAAGATCCGCAACTTGTGGGCCACCATCAGGACCAAACGGTTGGGACTACTTCTCCCGGTTATGTACATGATACGCAGTGCGTGATGTACGATGGACCCGATACTGATTATGCTGGTCAGGAACTGTGCTTTAATGCCAGCGAATCGCATTTTATGATTTCCGATGTGTCTGACAAGCAGGCACCTGTCACGGTTGCCAAAAGCACGTATCCGGGCAATGAATATGCGCATCAAGGGTGGTTAACTGAAGATCAGCGTTATTTTTTGCTTGATGATGAGCTGGATGAATATAGAAATAATATAGTTACCCAAACATATATTTGGGACCTGCAGGATTTAGATAACCCCAAGTTAATTGGCACTTATGAATCAGCCCAGACATCCATTGACCACAATCAATATGTGAAAGGCGATATGACCTACCAAGCCAATTATACGGCAGGCTTGCGTATCCTTAGTTTAAGCAATGTCGGTGATGGAAAGTTGAAAGAAGTGGCCTATTTTGATACCTATCCGGCTGGAGATGGACCAAATTTTGATGGAGCATGGAGCAATTATCCCTTCTTTGAAAGCGGATTGGTGATTGTCAGTGATGTATCAAACGGACTTTTCGTGTTGGATCCTAAATTATAA